The following proteins are co-located in the Mus pahari chromosome 14, PAHARI_EIJ_v1.1, whole genome shotgun sequence genome:
- the Mapk9 gene encoding mitogen-activated protein kinase 9 isoform X1 translates to MSDSKSDGQFYSVQVADSTFTVLKRYQQLKPIGSGAQGIVCAAFDTVLGINVAVKKLSRPFQNQTHAKRAYRELVLLKCVNHKNIISLLNVFTPQKTLEEFQDVYLVMELMDANLCQVIHMELDHERMSYLLYQMLCGIKHLHSAGIIHRDLKPSNIVVKSDCTLKILDFGLARTACTNFMMTPYVVTRYYRAPEVILGMGYKENVDIWSVGCIMGELVKGCVIFQGTDHIDQWNKVIEQLGTPSAEFMKKLQPTVRNYVENRPKYPGIKFEELFPDWIFPSESERDKIKTSQARDLLSKMLVIDPDKRISVDEALRHPYITVWYDPAEAEAPPPQIYDAQLEEREHAIEEWKELIYKEVMDWEERSKNGIKDQPSDAAVSSKATPSQSSSINDISSMSTEHTLASDTDSSLDASTGPLEGCR, encoded by the exons ATGAGTGACAGTAAAAGCGATGGTCAGTTTTACAGTGTGCAGGTGGCGGACTCGACTTTCACTGTTCTAAAACGTTACCAGCAACTGAAACCGATCGGCTCTGGAGCCCAAGGGATTGTCTG TGCTGCTTTTGATACAGTTCTTGGGATAAATGTGGCTGTCAAGAAGTTAAGTCGTCCTTTTCAGAACCAAACACACGCAAAGAGAGCCTACCGCGAACTCGTCCTCTTAAAGTGTGTCAATCATAAAAAC ataATTAGCTTGTTAAATGTGTTCACACCACAAAAAACGCTAGAAGAATTTCAAGATGT GTACTTGGTTATGGAATTGATGGATGCTAACTTATGTCAGGTTATTCATATGGAGCTGGACCATGAAAGAATGTCATACCTTCTCTACCAGATGCTATGTGGCATTAAGCATCTGCACTCAGCTGGTATAATTCATAGA gatttgAAGCCTAGCAACATTGTAGTAAAATCAGACTGCACTCTCAAGATCCTTGACTTTGGCCTGGCACGAACAGCTTGTACCAACTTTATGATGACTCCCTATGTGGTAACTCGCTACTATCGGGCTCCAGAAGTCATCCTGGGCATGGGCTACAAAGAGAATG ttgatATCTGGTCAGTGGGTTGCATCATGGGAGAGCTGGTGAAAGGTTGTGTGATATTCCAAGGTACTGACC atattgatcaatggaataaagtTATTGAACAGCTAGGAACACCATCCGCAGAGTTCATGAAGAAACTTCAGCCAACTGTAAGGAATTACGTGGAAAACAGACCAAAGTACCCTGGAATCAAGTTTGAAGAGCTCTTTCCAGATTGGATATTTCCATCAGAGTCTGAGagagacaaaataaaaa CAAGTCAAGCCAGAGATCTGTTATCGAAAATGTTAGTGATTGATCCAGACAAGCGGATCTCTGTGGACGAAGCCTTGCGCCACCCGTATATTACTGTTTGGTATGACCCCGCTGAAGCAGAAGCG CCACCACCTCAAATTTATGATGCCCAGTTGGAAGAAAGAGAGCATGCAATTGAAGAGTGGAAAG AACTAATTTACAAAGAAGTGATGGactgggaagaaagaagcaagaatgGCATAAAAGACCAGCCTTCAG ATGCAGCAGTAAGTAGCAAGGCCACTCCTTCTCAGTCGTCATCCATCAATGACATCTCCTCCATGTCCACTGAGCACACCCTGGCCTCGGACACAGACAGCAGCCTCGATGCCTCAACAGGACCCCTGGAAGGCTGCCGATGA
- the Mapk9 gene encoding mitogen-activated protein kinase 9 isoform X3: MSDSKSDGQFYSVQVADSTFTVLKRYQQLKPIGSGAQGIVCAAFDTVLGINVAVKKLSRPFQNQTHAKRAYRELVLLKCVNHKNIISLLNVFTPQKTLEEFQDVYLVMELMDANLCQVIHMELDHERMSYLLYQMLCGIKHLHSAGIIHRDLKPSNIVVKSDCTLKILDFGLARTACTNFMMTPYVVTRYYRAPEVILGMGYKENVDIWSVGCIMGELVKGCVIFQGTDHIDQWNKVIEQLGTPSAEFMKKLQPTVRNYVENRPKYPGIKFEELFPDWIFPSESERDKIKTSQARDLLSKMLVIDPDKRISVDEALRHPYITVWYDPAEAEAPPPQIYDAQLEEREHAIEEWKELIYKEVMDWEERSKNGIKDQPSAQMQQ, encoded by the exons ATGAGTGACAGTAAAAGCGATGGTCAGTTTTACAGTGTGCAGGTGGCGGACTCGACTTTCACTGTTCTAAAACGTTACCAGCAACTGAAACCGATCGGCTCTGGAGCCCAAGGGATTGTCTG TGCTGCTTTTGATACAGTTCTTGGGATAAATGTGGCTGTCAAGAAGTTAAGTCGTCCTTTTCAGAACCAAACACACGCAAAGAGAGCCTACCGCGAACTCGTCCTCTTAAAGTGTGTCAATCATAAAAAC ataATTAGCTTGTTAAATGTGTTCACACCACAAAAAACGCTAGAAGAATTTCAAGATGT GTACTTGGTTATGGAATTGATGGATGCTAACTTATGTCAGGTTATTCATATGGAGCTGGACCATGAAAGAATGTCATACCTTCTCTACCAGATGCTATGTGGCATTAAGCATCTGCACTCAGCTGGTATAATTCATAGA gatttgAAGCCTAGCAACATTGTAGTAAAATCAGACTGCACTCTCAAGATCCTTGACTTTGGCCTGGCACGAACAGCTTGTACCAACTTTATGATGACTCCCTATGTGGTAACTCGCTACTATCGGGCTCCAGAAGTCATCCTGGGCATGGGCTACAAAGAGAATG ttgatATCTGGTCAGTGGGTTGCATCATGGGAGAGCTGGTGAAAGGTTGTGTGATATTCCAAGGTACTGACC atattgatcaatggaataaagtTATTGAACAGCTAGGAACACCATCCGCAGAGTTCATGAAGAAACTTCAGCCAACTGTAAGGAATTACGTGGAAAACAGACCAAAGTACCCTGGAATCAAGTTTGAAGAGCTCTTTCCAGATTGGATATTTCCATCAGAGTCTGAGagagacaaaataaaaa CAAGTCAAGCCAGAGATCTGTTATCGAAAATGTTAGTGATTGATCCAGACAAGCGGATCTCTGTGGACGAAGCCTTGCGCCACCCGTATATTACTGTTTGGTATGACCCCGCTGAAGCAGAAGCG CCACCACCTCAAATTTATGATGCCCAGTTGGAAGAAAGAGAGCATGCAATTGAAGAGTGGAAAG AACTAATTTACAAAGAAGTGATGGactgggaagaaagaagcaagaatgGCATAAAAGACCAGCCTTCAG CACAGATGCAGCAGTAA
- the Mapk9 gene encoding mitogen-activated protein kinase 9 isoform X4, which produces MSDSKSDGQFYSVQVADSTFTVLKRYQQLKPIGSGAQGIVCAAFDTVLGINVAVKKLSRPFQNQTHAKRAYRELVLLKCVNHKNIISLLNVFTPQKTLEEFQDVYLVMELMDANLCQVIHMELDHERMSYLLYQMLCGIKHLHSAGIIHRDLKPSNIVVKSDCTLKILDFGLARTACTNFMMTPYVVTRYYRAPEVILGMGYKENVDIWSVGCIMAEMVLHKVLFPGRDYIDQWNKVIEQLGTPSAEFMKKLQPTVRNYVENRPKYPGIKFEELFPDWIFPSESERDKIKTSQARDLLSKMLVIDPDKRISVDEALRHPYITVWYDPAEAEAPPPQIYDAQLEEREHAIEEWKELIYKEVMDWEERSKNGIKDQPSAQMQQ; this is translated from the exons ATGAGTGACAGTAAAAGCGATGGTCAGTTTTACAGTGTGCAGGTGGCGGACTCGACTTTCACTGTTCTAAAACGTTACCAGCAACTGAAACCGATCGGCTCTGGAGCCCAAGGGATTGTCTG TGCTGCTTTTGATACAGTTCTTGGGATAAATGTGGCTGTCAAGAAGTTAAGTCGTCCTTTTCAGAACCAAACACACGCAAAGAGAGCCTACCGCGAACTCGTCCTCTTAAAGTGTGTCAATCATAAAAAC ataATTAGCTTGTTAAATGTGTTCACACCACAAAAAACGCTAGAAGAATTTCAAGATGT GTACTTGGTTATGGAATTGATGGATGCTAACTTATGTCAGGTTATTCATATGGAGCTGGACCATGAAAGAATGTCATACCTTCTCTACCAGATGCTATGTGGCATTAAGCATCTGCACTCAGCTGGTATAATTCATAGA gatttgAAGCCTAGCAACATTGTAGTAAAATCAGACTGCACTCTCAAGATCCTTGACTTTGGCCTGGCACGAACAGCTTGTACCAACTTTATGATGACTCCCTATGTGGTAACTCGCTACTATCGGGCTCCAGAAGTCATCCTGGGCATGGGCTACAAAGAGAATG TGGACATCTGGTCTGTCGGGTGCATCATGGCAGAAATGGTCCTCCATAAAGTCCTGTTCCCAGGAAGAGACT atattgatcaatggaataaagtTATTGAACAGCTAGGAACACCATCCGCAGAGTTCATGAAGAAACTTCAGCCAACTGTAAGGAATTACGTGGAAAACAGACCAAAGTACCCTGGAATCAAGTTTGAAGAGCTCTTTCCAGATTGGATATTTCCATCAGAGTCTGAGagagacaaaataaaaa CAAGTCAAGCCAGAGATCTGTTATCGAAAATGTTAGTGATTGATCCAGACAAGCGGATCTCTGTGGACGAAGCCTTGCGCCACCCGTATATTACTGTTTGGTATGACCCCGCTGAAGCAGAAGCG CCACCACCTCAAATTTATGATGCCCAGTTGGAAGAAAGAGAGCATGCAATTGAAGAGTGGAAAG AACTAATTTACAAAGAAGTGATGGactgggaagaaagaagcaagaatgGCATAAAAGACCAGCCTTCAG CACAGATGCAGCAGTAA
- the Mapk9 gene encoding mitogen-activated protein kinase 9 isoform X2, with protein MSDSKSDGQFYSVQVADSTFTVLKRYQQLKPIGSGAQGIVCAAFDTVLGINVAVKKLSRPFQNQTHAKRAYRELVLLKCVNHKNIISLLNVFTPQKTLEEFQDVYLVMELMDANLCQVIHMELDHERMSYLLYQMLCGIKHLHSAGIIHRDLKPSNIVVKSDCTLKILDFGLARTACTNFMMTPYVVTRYYRAPEVILGMGYKENVDIWSVGCIMAEMVLHKVLFPGRDYIDQWNKVIEQLGTPSAEFMKKLQPTVRNYVENRPKYPGIKFEELFPDWIFPSESERDKIKTSQARDLLSKMLVIDPDKRISVDEALRHPYITVWYDPAEAEAPPPQIYDAQLEEREHAIEEWKELIYKEVMDWEERSKNGIKDQPSDAAVSSKATPSQSSSINDISSMSTEHTLASDTDSSLDASTGPLEGCR; from the exons ATGAGTGACAGTAAAAGCGATGGTCAGTTTTACAGTGTGCAGGTGGCGGACTCGACTTTCACTGTTCTAAAACGTTACCAGCAACTGAAACCGATCGGCTCTGGAGCCCAAGGGATTGTCTG TGCTGCTTTTGATACAGTTCTTGGGATAAATGTGGCTGTCAAGAAGTTAAGTCGTCCTTTTCAGAACCAAACACACGCAAAGAGAGCCTACCGCGAACTCGTCCTCTTAAAGTGTGTCAATCATAAAAAC ataATTAGCTTGTTAAATGTGTTCACACCACAAAAAACGCTAGAAGAATTTCAAGATGT GTACTTGGTTATGGAATTGATGGATGCTAACTTATGTCAGGTTATTCATATGGAGCTGGACCATGAAAGAATGTCATACCTTCTCTACCAGATGCTATGTGGCATTAAGCATCTGCACTCAGCTGGTATAATTCATAGA gatttgAAGCCTAGCAACATTGTAGTAAAATCAGACTGCACTCTCAAGATCCTTGACTTTGGCCTGGCACGAACAGCTTGTACCAACTTTATGATGACTCCCTATGTGGTAACTCGCTACTATCGGGCTCCAGAAGTCATCCTGGGCATGGGCTACAAAGAGAATG TGGACATCTGGTCTGTCGGGTGCATCATGGCAGAAATGGTCCTCCATAAAGTCCTGTTCCCAGGAAGAGACT atattgatcaatggaataaagtTATTGAACAGCTAGGAACACCATCCGCAGAGTTCATGAAGAAACTTCAGCCAACTGTAAGGAATTACGTGGAAAACAGACCAAAGTACCCTGGAATCAAGTTTGAAGAGCTCTTTCCAGATTGGATATTTCCATCAGAGTCTGAGagagacaaaataaaaa CAAGTCAAGCCAGAGATCTGTTATCGAAAATGTTAGTGATTGATCCAGACAAGCGGATCTCTGTGGACGAAGCCTTGCGCCACCCGTATATTACTGTTTGGTATGACCCCGCTGAAGCAGAAGCG CCACCACCTCAAATTTATGATGCCCAGTTGGAAGAAAGAGAGCATGCAATTGAAGAGTGGAAAG AACTAATTTACAAAGAAGTGATGGactgggaagaaagaagcaagaatgGCATAAAAGACCAGCCTTCAG ATGCAGCAGTAAGTAGCAAGGCCACTCCTTCTCAGTCGTCATCCATCAATGACATCTCCTCCATGTCCACTGAGCACACCCTGGCCTCGGACACAGACAGCAGCCTCGATGCCTCAACAGGACCCCTGGAAGGCTGCCGATGA